In the genome of Colletotrichum lupini chromosome 8, complete sequence, one region contains:
- a CDS encoding neutral amino acid transporter: MPPYTRTSLEGSSEKMEPATNGDAFPERNTKTECIDIDDNREVFHEEEYRALGWKRTGIILMKLCFATGVLTIPSAFSSVGYGPGIALLVGWGTLATYYAYIMYVFRMRYAGVHSIADAAALMGGPIAREIAGGLFLLTWILASGSGFIGLAEGFKTLSNRHVCNIAWTLIAATCTAIVSSIPTLGRLSILAWIGFASIFTAVFIFVVGVTQVDRPAAAPQTGPYDMEVHAVGVPGFVPGVVAAVNLFTGYGSTPTFMPVIAEMRSPRSFTKSLFSSQVFLASCYVAFGTVVYMYCGKYVASPSLGSAGGTLEKIAYGVSIPGFIMTTTLWVHLAAKSLLVRILRNSVHLQSKTVIHWVTWLGSTMGISALAFIIAEAVPFFSYLVGLIGSICCMPTCLIIPAFMGLYMDWEKRSSSKVKLSLCALHIFTIVLGSFMTVVGTYTTIQSIIDAYKDGRVGSAFTC; encoded by the exons ATGCCACCGTACACAAGAACATCTTTGGAGGGCTCATCCGAGAAAATGGAGCCGGCGACGAACGGCGATGCATTCCCCGAACGAAACACCAAAACGGAGTGCATTGACATTGATGATAACCGTGAGGTCTTCCATGAGGAGGAATACAGGGCATTAGGTTG GAAACGCACTGGCATCATCTTGATGAAGCTATGCTTTGCCACTGGTGTATTGACAATTCCATCTGCCTTCAGCTCAGTTGGGTACGGCCCGGGAATTGCCCTGCTCGTGGGTTGGGGAACACTGGCAACTT ACTATGCGTACATCATGTACGTCTTTAGGATGAGATACGCTGGAGTTCACAGCATTGCTGATGCTGCAGCGCTGATGGGCGGACCTATTGCCCGAGAGATTGCTGGTGGTCTCTTCCTGCTGACTTGGAT TCTCGCATCCGGTTCTGGCTTCATTGGTTTGGCGGAAGGGTTCAAGACACTTTCGAACCGCCACGTCTGCAACATTGCGTGGACCCTCATCGCGGCCACATGCACCGCAATCGTGTCTAGCATTCCCACTTTGGGGAGATTGTCAATCCTAGCTTGGATAGGATTTGCTTCCATTTTTACGGCTGTCTTCATTTTCGT GGTTGGTGTGACCCAAGTCGATCGGCCTGCGGCAGCGCCACAAACCGGACCATACGACATGGAAGTACACGCCGTAGGGGTCCCTGGGTTCGTCCCAGGAGTTGTCGCTGCCGTCAACCTGTTTA CTGGTTATGGATCTACACCAACCTTCATGCCCGTGATTGCGGAGATGAGAAGCCCACGATCTTTCACCAAATCTCTGTTCTCGTCTCAAGTGTTTCTAGCCTCATGTTATGTAGCATTTGGTACGGTCGTCTACAT GTATTGTGGAAAGTACGTTGCGAGTCCGTCTCTGGGCTCCGCTGGCGGGACATTAGAAAAGATAGCGTATGGTGTTTCGATTCCTGGATTCATTATGACAACGACTCTTTGGGTTCATCTAGCAGCCAAATCC CTTCTTGTACGCATTCTTCGCAACTCTGTACATCTACAAAGCAAGACCGTCATTCATTGGGTGACTTGGCT TGGCTCAACGATGGGTATCAGCGCGTTGGCTTTTATCATCGCTGAAGCGGTCCCGTTCTTTAGCTATCTAGTCGGGCTCATTGGTTCTATTTGCTGCATGCCTACTTGT CTGATCATCCCAGCATTCATGGGCCTCTACATGGACTGGGAGAAAAGATCTTCTAGTAAAGTCAAGTTATCTCTCTGTGCCCTGCACATCTTTACGATAGTCCTGGGATCATTCATGACCGTTGTGGGCACTTATACAACAATCCAAAGCATCATCGATGCGTACAAGGATGGAAGGGTAGGATCAGCTTTTACTTGCTAA
- a CDS encoding mutanase encodes MKLNALLLAVAGAVRVQSAAVFAHFMVGNTADYTESTWRTDIRLAKEAHIDAFALNMAHGEPMNEVSLERAFNVAKDEGFKLLFSFDYAGRGPWPKETVISYLKKYTSKAEYFKHSDGRPLVSTFEGPGNAKDWIDIKSQVSCFFIPDWSSEGARPALALGNNVADGLFNWAAWPWGPRDMDTYVDASYFQYLDKRPYMMPVSPWFYTNMPGYNKNWMWRGDDIWHDRWIQVIYNQPEYVQIISWNDYGESHHIGPLYSHAMEAFTVGKAPYNYANNRPHDGWGQTLPFWIDYYKTGKATVSQESLVVWYRTSPSSACSDGGTVGVRPRRSGLVG; translated from the exons ATGAAACTCAACGCCCTTCTTTTAGCCGTTGCTGGCGCAGTCCGCGTCCAGAGTGCTGCAGTTTTCGCACATTTCATG GTGGGAAACACGGCCGATTACACAGAAAGTACCTGGCGTACGGACATTAGACTCGCCAAAGAAGCTCATATTGACGCCTTCGCCCTCAATATGGCCCATGGAGAGCCCATGAACGAGGTTTCTCTTGAGCGCGCTTTCAATGTCGCCAAAGACGAAGGATTCAAGCTTCTATTCTCTTTCGACTACGCAGGGAGAGGTCCTTGGCCGAAGGAGACCGTCATCAGCTATCTGAAGAAGTACACATCGAAAGCCGAGTACTTCAAGCACAGTGATGGAAGGCCTTTGGTTTCTACCTTCGAGGGCCCTGGCAATGCGAAAGACTGGATCGACATCAAAAGCCAAGTCAGCTGCTTCTTCATTCCTGACTGGTCGTCTGAAGGAGCAAGGCCAGCGCTGGCCCTTGGAAACAACGTCGCGGACGGCCTCTTCAACTGGGCTGCTTGGCCCTGGGGTCCTCGAGATATGGACACTTATGTCGACGCCTCGTACTTTCAATACTTGGACAAGAGGCCGTATATGATGCCTGTTTCGCCGTGGTTCTACACCAATATGCCCGGTTACAACAAGAACTGGATGTGGCGAGGTGACGACATATGGCATGATCGGTGGATTCAGGTCATTTACAACCAGCCTGA ATATGTCCAAATCATCTCTTGGAACGACTATGGTGAATCTCATCACATTGGTCCTCTTTACAGCCACGCCATGGAGGCGTTCACGGTTGGGAAAGCGCCATACAACTATGCCAACAACAGACCTCACGATGGCTGGGGTCAGACTCTACCGTTCTGGATCGACTACTACAAGACTGGCAAAGCTACTGTATCTCAAGAGAGTCTCGTTGTCTGGTACCGTACAAGCCCATCCAGCGCCTGCTCTGACGGTGGCACCGTCGGTgtcaggcctcgccggtcaggcctcgtcggttaa